The segment TCAATCCGTTTCGGGTGGGAGCGAACCGGAGAGCCAGCAATCGAAAATGCACGTTAAGAATTGTCGCCGAGGACGCACCCGGCGCGCAGACGGAACGCGAAGCCAACACCATGTATGTCGGCGAAGACGGCGGGCTATTTCAAAGCGTGATCCGCATCTACTTGCCTGATCAAGGCTGGGACGGAGCGGGCTGGGCACCGTCGAGCTCTTCCCATTGTAGCAATGCTTTTGAATATCGAGGGGCATTGGCGGACGGAACCTCATTGACGAAAACGGACATTGTTGATCGGTTTGCGCGGCCCATCGCGGGGGCGACGGAAGCACCGATCGCTGCAGAACAATGGATCTCGTTGGTTAACGACAGCACAAACGATCCGGCGCTCGATCCGGAGACCGCTCCGGCACGCGCGGAACCGAAATGGGAAAAGTATTGGGGAATTCCTTATTCGATCCTAGGAGCGTTTAAGTCGCCCCAGGCTCGTGCCAAGATTCCTTTCGGGGGCGCAATCGACGGCGGTGGAGACCCGAGCACTCAGTACTTCCTGACGCTACTGAACAGAAAATTTGGGCCGGTCTACGTCATGCAAGGAAAGATGCCGAGTTTCCCCGACACCTACGCCGGAGCGGACGGGAAGGGACGCATCCTCATGCCCGAGGCACAAACCCAGTATTGGTCTCTGGTTAGCTGCGAAGCTGCTCCGTCGGGACAAATCGTTGATGGTCTTGCTGACATGCAGGTCCCGCTCGACGAAAACCGCAATTACACGATCGTCTATAGCCGACTGGAAGACCGCCCCAAGAACGCCACGCCTGAAAATGGCGTCGCCTGGATCGAATGGAGTCCTCGTGGTGAAGGATTGGATCATCCGCACAATCGCGAAGACTTCGGCATGTTGATGCTTCGAATCATGAAGACCAACCCGCAATGGAGTCAGCGGCCGGACCTTGTCACGAAACCTGGCATGGAAGAACAGGTCATGGGCGAGTATCTACCCCGTGGATACTACACGGATCGATCGACATTCGAAACGAGTGGACCCAAGATCAAGTAGAGCCATCACCCGCGAGAGAATTTAAGAAATGTCGTTCAAACCAATCTACGTTTACTCATTGTTCTCGATGATTCTGCTCATCTGGATGGGAAACCCGTTGTCGGCGCAACGGAGTGCCGGGCAACAGGATCAAATCTCAGATCTTTCAGCGGCGAATGGTCCGTTCCCGGGCGACCTCAGTCTCTATCAGCACGAACTCGAGATTTCGAAAAATACAACCTCGCCTGGATACTATCCATCCTTGAACGCCGCCGAGATATCGGGCGCTCAACGCAGCGGCTTCTTTCCGGGGGCATCGTTTACCGGTTCCTTTGAAGGCCCCAACCAAGTCTTTGCGTGGCGGAGCGCGGACAAGTATCAAGGCCTAACCTACATCTGCAATCGCGAGCCCGGTGAACTGTATCTTGTCGGCGGTGACTATCCGCCACCAACCGGTTTGATGCCGGCTGGTCCCTATCTTGCCAAAGCCGATGCCACGACCGGCAAAGAGATCTGGAGGACGTACGTTGATAACGCCAATGTCTCTGGGCGTTGGATTGGTAACGGCAATCTGAACATTATGGAAGACGGAAACATACGCTTCTCGTGGTCGAATCAGATCGTGTTGATCGATGGCGACAGTGGCCGGATCCTCAAGCACAACACACTGCCCTCCGGTAAAGCACCGGCGGGAGATGTCAATTACAAGCACCTCACGATTGCTCCCGACCGCACCTTGCTTTTGAAGTGCCAAACTCGACCGACGGGCGAAAAGTCGCAAGGGACAATGGCGATCTTCAAGGGCTTGGCGAAAGGGCTCAAGCAGCCGAATTCACATCTTGTTGCCGTCCATCCGGACACGCTGGACGTTCTCGACGAGACACCGCTTCCCGAACCGGCCTCAGCGCCTCATATCGTCACGATGCATGATGGCAAGATCGCGACGTACATCCCGGTCGACAGTGGCATCCTTCGATATTTCTGGAATCCCGAAAAGCAGCAACTCTCTAAAGACGATGGCTGGCTGATGACCGCCCAGCAAGAAGGCCAATCAGCATCAACCGCAGCGACGCTGATCGGAGACTGGGTCGCCGTCCAGACAAACGGAGCGGGCTCGTTTGATTCGGCATCGAGCATCGTCGTTGCTCACCGGAACGACGCTAACAAAAAACATACTATTTTCCCCTTTGGTGATCTGAATCAGGGGGAATGGAGTTTCGCGCCGCCGAAAGCGGGCGTTGACCCTGAGAACAACATGATCTATTCCGCGGATGCCGGCGTCGGAAAAGTCGCTGGAATTGAAGTTGATCCGGAGTCAGGTGAACTGTCTGTCGCATTTGTGGTTGACGATCGCACGACCACATTCCAGCCGACGATTGGGCCGAAAGACAAACGGGTCTTGCTGCTGACCAACATCAAAATGAATGATCCGCAGCAACCTATGATGCAGGCCATGTTCTCCGCAAACTACAAAGAACAGCTGACTTGGAGAGAAGCGTCGTCCGGTAGGATTCTTGCCGAATCCGATTTTTTTGAACCGCTGACGATCAATTCACTGACAACTCCCGGTTTTGGCGGCCGAGTCTATTTCCCCACGATCAACGACTACATCATGTTTCAGGTGCTTCCAGTTTCTCGTTGACCAGATCGACCGTTCCATCCCCATTCGACGACGCGGTGGGCAAGCGAATGTCCTCTTCGCAGGAGGCGATGTCGTCGGGTCAGAACTTTGCTTTGAGTCTTGTAACGGCACAGGCTTTGAAAGTGTTGCTTTGGAATTCGATTTTTGGAATTGAAGTGGTAATCCGACGCGTGAGCGAGGCAAATTGAATCGCCCCCGTCAATCCCTCTGACGCATCGGGTTATCAATGAGATCTGGCGATTGTTTTCGAACGCTTATGCCCTATCAGTTAGCATAAGTTCTGCGTCCTCGGTCGCGATGATCGATACTGAGTCTTCGCTGAATGCTCGCTGCTTATAACTCGGTGCAATGTTGCTGGCGCGGGGCCCGAAGGCTTTTCCGGGCGCGGCGCGGTCTTCGTTCATCACTCGCAAGCGGCGAAAACCCCGATGCTGTGAGGCGCGGTCACCGCCGAACGAAAACGTGTGATTGGTGTGCAGGCACCCATGGTCGGGATAGCCACGGTTTTCTGCTTTGCGAACGGAACAACACTGGTCATCTCTCGATGGTTTGTGGCTCAAAACCAAACTCGACACAGTGTCGGAAGCAGCGATTAAAATTCGGCTTCAAGAGTCACCACGTGTCACGCGGATGATTGATGCCGCGTTTCTTTGAAAAAGTCTTCCTCCATGATTCGTTGTTCACGTTTGCCGTTATTGTTCTGTTCCGTCTGGATGGCAGTCGCCTTAGGGTTTGCGCAGGCCAAAGCACAGGAGGCGGCCAGGCCGGCCGATCCGGCAGCGGCGACTTACCAGTATGAAGCCAAGCCAAACGACGTCGCGTTCGAAAAGCTGAATCCGCGGTTGGCACCGCCGCCACCGGCAAAGCTGTTGCTGGAAAAGGGCGATTTGTTGGCGATCGCGGGGGATTCCATCACCGAGCAACGCATGTATTCGCGTCTGATCGAGACCTATTTGATCGCCTGCATGCCTGAAATGGAAATCGAAGTCCGGCAGTACGGCTGGAGCGGTGAAAAGACCGACGGTTTTTTGCGTCGGATGGACAACGATTGTCTGCGATTTCAACCCGACGTCGTCACACTTAGTTATGGCATGAACGATGCAAGGTATCGGCCATACGACGTGACCAACGGGCGATGGTACGCGGACCACTATCGGCAAATCGTTCGCAAGTGTCAGGCGGCGGGTGCGGAGGTTGTCGTCGGATCACCGGGGTGCAGCGGCAAGATCGCGACATGGGTCAAGAGTCGATCAGGCACTCTGGATGAACACAACCAGCATTTGTGTGCGCTTCGGGACATTGCCATTGATGTCGCCGAACAACAGCACGTCGCGTTTGCCGATGTCTTTTGGCCGATGTATCAAGCCAAAGTGTTTGCGCCGGGACGCTACCCCGGGCAAGGTTGGCGACCTTATGAAATGTGTGGCCGCGACGGCATCCACCCGGATTGGGCGGGACATGCGATCATGGCTTACGCCTATTTGCGTGCTTTGGGTATCGACGGCGATTTGGGACGCATTCACGTCGACATGTCGGCGGACACGGCAACGGCTGAGGGCGGTCATGAAGTCGTGTCGATGAAACAGGGCGAAGTGTCTTTGATCAGCCACCGTTATCCGTTCTGCGCCGACGGCCCGGTCGATCGCGACGATTCGGTGCGATCGGGGATGACGTTCGTTCCCTTTGACGATGACTTGAATCGATTGATGTTGACGGTGTCGGGATTGTCGGGGATCGCGACGGTCACGTGGGGGAATCAGTCGCACACCTATTCACCTGCTCAGTTGACCGCCGGTGTGAACCTGGCCGCCGAATTCACCGACAACCCGTTTGTCGACGCGTTTGAAGATGTCAGCCAAGCGGTGGCCGAGAAGCAGGCCTTTGAAACTCACCAGATCAAGAAGGTGTTTCACGGCCAATCGGGTCAGAAGAATATGGAGAAAGCCGTTCGTGAAACGGAACAGCAACGTGCACCGTTGGCTCAGGCCGTTCGTCAGGCGGTCCGGCCCGTCCGACACGTGATTCGAATTCACACGAAGGGTTGATCGATGCCGTAGAGTCCCACTGAAGATCACCTGTCAGGTTTTCCCTTGAGAGTGAAGCGATGGCCGACCTCACGCCACCGTCGACTTTCCAACGACATGCTTGGCGGATGTCGACTCGTCGGTGGCTATTGCAATCGATAGGCCCGCCGCTGATTCGCGAAACCTGCGACTGGGGATCGGGTTTTAAACCAGCAGGGTTTGATTGAAACAATGCTGACGCACGGCAAACGATCATCAATGGGGACGAATATGGAATCCGAAACCATCACCGCGATATGTCCGCTGGGGCATTTTGTTCACGACGATGCGACCAAAGTCGGAACTTGGGTGAACTGTCCGCAATGCGACGCCGGTTTTGAATTTAGTGATTCTCAACAACCCAACGTCATCACCCAGCCCACACACGCGCCGGCGTCGGTCACCGATTCGTGCGTGATGCGAATTTTGGAATCGGATGTTCCCCAGCAAGACCAGGAGACAAAGCAGTCACAGGCGGATGTCGCGACGGAAACATCGCATTCGGACGTTGTGTTAAGTCTGCGACCGGGTGGCGTCGCCGCAGCAGTGCGTGCAATTCGGTCCGCGTTCGCGGTGTAGGCGGCGGTTCGTTTGGGTGCGGCAACAAGTCTGCCCGAAGGCAAGATTCAAACCAATCCACGGCGGATGGCTGCCGCCGTCGCGCCGGCGCGCGTGTTGACGTGTAACTTCTGGTAGATCGCGCGAACGTGTTTGTCGACGGTGTGTCGGCTGATGCCCAACGCGACCCCGATCTCCTCCTTGGTCATGCCTTCGACTAGACGGCTGAGCACTTCCATTTCTCTGGGCGAAAGACCGCTGTCGTCGGCGGTCGGTCGCGAATGGTTCATCAGCGTGAGGACTTTTCGAGCCACTTGCGGCGTCATCGAAGCGCCGCCGGCAAGGGTTTCACGAATCGCCCGCTCGATATCTTCGTTGGACGAAGTTTTCAACAGATAGCCATCGGCGCCGGCACACACGGCACCGAAGATGCGATCGTGATCGTCAAAGACCGTCAGGATGACCAGCTTGCAATCGGGATAGATCTCTCGAATCTGGCCGATCGCTGTGATGCCATCGATACCCGGCAAGCCAATGTCCAACAAGACGACATCCGGTTGTCTGCCTTCCTTGAATCGCCGGATCGCCGATTCGGCGCTGTCAAAATCGTATTCGCATACGCAGTCGTCCAGCAGGTCGATGACGCGTGACAAGCTACGTCGGTACGCATCGTTGTCTTCGATCAACCAGACTCGGATATTCGAACCGGGCGTGGCCGCGGGTGAGATTTCGGCGTTGTGTTCAGGGTTCATAAGTGGCGGCGAAGTTTAGCTGATTTTCGTTTGCAACGTTGCGACACGTCGATCTTGTTGGACAAAGCGGATGTGGCCGCCAATTTCTCGCATACGTTTTTCGATGTTGGTCAGGCCTTCGCCCCGATGCACGGTGGCGGGATGGAACTTTCGGCCGTCGTCGGTGATAACGATCTGAAATCGTGGTGCCCGGTATTCGATCCAGATGGAAACGTGTTCGGGATGTCCGTGTTTTTGCAGGTTGTGAAGCAATTCTTTATAGCACAAGAAAACATTCCGTCGCCAAGCGACCGAGACCTCCATCGCAGGGATGTTCTCGGTCACATCGACTTGTAACTGACAGTGTCCCAGCATTCGGTTGGCGGTCTGTCGTAGACGACCCACAAATTCATCCAAATTCATCGTTGTCGGCTTGATCAGCCACAAGATGTCACGCATCGAATCGCTTGTTTCGGTGGCGATCTTGGCGATCTCGTGGATGTCTTGGCGGAGTTCGTCATCGCAATGCGGGTTCATCAAGATCGTTTGGCTGATCAATCGGATGGTTCCCAGATTGCTGCCGATGTCATCGTGCAAATCGCTGGCGATGCGATCACGAAGACGTTTGGTTTCTCGTTTCGCTCGGGCGCGTTCGCTGGTCATGCCCCAAGTCAGCGATCCGATGATCACCAAAATCGTCGCTCCGCCGCCGGCCGCCAAACGCCGCCACAGTTGCGAATAGGCATTGCCCAATTCACCACGAATCTTCTGTAACGCCTGTTCGTCGAATTGTCGGCGTTTGATTCGCACCAACCAATCATAGTCGGGAATCAGTTTCCAGCGGCTGTTGAATCCATCGACCAGTGCCGATGAACTCCAGCGTTCCGACGTTTCGGATGCCGAGACAGATTTTCCAAGTGCAACGTTCTCATTGCCCGCGAAAACTTGTAGTTCTGCTAACGCGATCACGGGAGGCGATAGTCGTGAATCACTGCCCGATACGTACACTTTGACGAAGCGTGCGGTGACCGGGTCAACGGGCATTTCCGGAATGGATTCCGACGGAGAGGCGGCGAACAGGGGTTGGTTGCGAGTGAAGAACGGACGCGTGCCAACGGGAATGATTAGCGGTCGATCCGTCCAGTGCCTAAGATCAAATCCTTCGAAACCCAGCAGCACCGTCGGGTCAGCAAAATCCGCGGTTTGACTGACTTCCACGCGGAATCGTGCCGGAAATCCCCAGCCCGGTGTGAAGGGTTCCGATTTCGGCTGTGCCGGATACAACCTCAGTTCATCGATGTCGTAGGTCTGACCCAAATCGACGACGATTTCATGGGGCAGTGTCAGGGTGTCACGGACGAGATAGCCATCGGTGCTGCTTGGCGTGGCAATCTGTGGAGCCGACAGGATTGAGAATTCGTCGACTAGAAATTCCACTGACCATCGCATGTCGGTCTCAATCGAACTGGACGTCTTCAGTGGTCGCCACTGGGCCACATTCCGATTGCCCGAAATGACGATCAGTTCGCCCAGCGACGCAAAATACTGTCCGTCCTTGTCGGCCAATTCCGAAAGAGTCACCCGAATGAATCGTCCACGTCGGCCGTGCGAAACGAACTGAATCGGGTAACGCCCCGTCGTCTCCGATGCATTTAGTTGTCGTTCAGCCAGCAATCGCGGCGACGCAAAGTCTTCGGTATCGGAGGCTTCGATTTTGACGTGTCGGGGCAGACCATATCCGGTGACCAAACGATTGTTGTTGTCGCGGATGCATGTGGGCGCCAGAACGATTCGATCCAATGCAAATTCTTTGCCCAGATCCACGATGACCCATTCGTTGGCGTCGGCAGAATCCTGGTATCGCGTGTGGAATCCGGCCCGCAAGGGATCTTGAGGTTCGTACAAAACGTCGCGGTCCACCGTGGACGACAAGTACGCTTCTTCTTGTTGCAGACGTCGGACCTCCGCCGGCAACCAGCGTCCGTCGACTCGCAACACCAGTGTCATCATCAGGGCCAGCATCCCAAGGCCGCCCACAAGCAGGATCAGTCGCCAACGCCGGCTTTCGGCGATCCATCGCGAAAAACGATCGGGCAACAAGTTCATCAATTCGGTGGCGACGTGGCGTGGGGACAGGAAGATCGCGACCAAAGGTCGCGGGCTTTGGCGGGTGGGGCGCCCCGGTCCAGTTTAACCACATCGTGGATCAGCCGAGCGGAAGCGAAACCCGACCGCCCGCCAATCGTGACGATGCAGATGACGGAACCTGGTTGCCGGATCGCCGTTGCCGCAGGACTGAATGTTGGACGACTGGCCGTTGCAAGTTGGAGGGTCCGGCGGGAAAATGTCGGGTTTGAAGATTGGAGCATAGTCAACCGCTGGTGTCTGATCCTGTCGCGACGCGATCAACATCCGCTCGCCCACCGCCCCTCCCTGACGCATCCCACCTCTTGCCGAGCCGTCTGAATGAATCAAGACCCGGAGAACGTCCCCACCGAATCCTCGACCGCTGAAAACTCGACCACCGAATCCGTAACGCCGCCACAGCGACCGAATTGGATCACCGATATGCGGACCAGCGAAGACTGGTGGGCGATCTGGTGCGGCGGCACGCTGTTGTTGATCTGCATGGCAGCGGTTTGGCTGGGCCGTCCGGTCGGACTGGAAGAAAGCATTGCGGCCGGTGAACCGATGGATGTGGTCAGCCCGCTGAAATCGTTCTTGGCCAAGCCGGGCGGTTGGTCGGTCAATCCGCTGGCCGGGTTGGCGGGCAACTGGATCGGAATCGCCGGCGCTCTTGTCACGATCGGCGTGTTGTTCGCCTTGGCGATGCAGTTGCGCGGTCGATCGGCCAAGCAGTTTTTGGTGG is part of the Crateriforma spongiae genome and harbors:
- a CDS encoding SGNH/GDSL hydrolase family protein, translating into MAVALGFAQAKAQEAARPADPAAATYQYEAKPNDVAFEKLNPRLAPPPPAKLLLEKGDLLAIAGDSITEQRMYSRLIETYLIACMPEMEIEVRQYGWSGEKTDGFLRRMDNDCLRFQPDVVTLSYGMNDARYRPYDVTNGRWYADHYRQIVRKCQAAGAEVVVGSPGCSGKIATWVKSRSGTLDEHNQHLCALRDIAIDVAEQQHVAFADVFWPMYQAKVFAPGRYPGQGWRPYEMCGRDGIHPDWAGHAIMAYAYLRALGIDGDLGRIHVDMSADTATAEGGHEVVSMKQGEVSLISHRYPFCADGPVDRDDSVRSGMTFVPFDDDLNRLMLTVSGLSGIATVTWGNQSHTYSPAQLTAGVNLAAEFTDNPFVDAFEDVSQAVAEKQAFETHQIKKVFHGQSGQKNMEKAVRETEQQRAPLAQAVRQAVRPVRHVIRIHTKG
- a CDS encoding response regulator transcription factor, which produces MNPEHNAEISPAATPGSNIRVWLIEDNDAYRRSLSRVIDLLDDCVCEYDFDSAESAIRRFKEGRQPDVVLLDIGLPGIDGITAIGQIREIYPDCKLVILTVFDDHDRIFGAVCAGADGYLLKTSSNEDIERAIRETLAGGASMTPQVARKVLTLMNHSRPTADDSGLSPREMEVLSRLVEGMTKEEIGVALGISRHTVDKHVRAIYQKLHVNTRAGATAAAIRRGLV
- a CDS encoding histidine kinase, coding for MNLLPDRFSRWIAESRRWRLILLVGGLGMLALMMTLVLRVDGRWLPAEVRRLQQEEAYLSSTVDRDVLYEPQDPLRAGFHTRYQDSADANEWVIVDLGKEFALDRIVLAPTCIRDNNNRLVTGYGLPRHVKIEASDTEDFASPRLLAERQLNASETTGRYPIQFVSHGRRGRFIRVTLSELADKDGQYFASLGELIVISGNRNVAQWRPLKTSSSIETDMRWSVEFLVDEFSILSAPQIATPSSTDGYLVRDTLTLPHEIVVDLGQTYDIDELRLYPAQPKSEPFTPGWGFPARFRVEVSQTADFADPTVLLGFEGFDLRHWTDRPLIIPVGTRPFFTRNQPLFAASPSESIPEMPVDPVTARFVKVYVSGSDSRLSPPVIALAELQVFAGNENVALGKSVSASETSERWSSSALVDGFNSRWKLIPDYDWLVRIKRRQFDEQALQKIRGELGNAYSQLWRRLAAGGGATILVIIGSLTWGMTSERARAKRETKRLRDRIASDLHDDIGSNLGTIRLISQTILMNPHCDDELRQDIHEIAKIATETSDSMRDILWLIKPTTMNLDEFVGRLRQTANRMLGHCQLQVDVTENIPAMEVSVAWRRNVFLCYKELLHNLQKHGHPEHVSIWIEYRAPRFQIVITDDGRKFHPATVHRGEGLTNIEKRMREIGGHIRFVQQDRRVATLQTKIS